From a region of the Candidatus Obscuribacterales bacterium genome:
- the thiL gene encoding thiamine-phosphate kinase: MVPEFGSKSKSELVVREIGEQGLLRRLQSYCPPEMVGDDAAVLSLPPDQDLVVTTDVLVDGVHFSLGLALPQQTTSPTDVGWRAIAANLSDLAAMGARPVGLTIGLSLPGTVPVAWVEALYQGMAACAAAYGTAIVGGDICRSPVVTLGVTALGQVHPQRVLRRSAAQVGDAIVVTGEHGASRAGLERLLSPDDPCPLSVSQQHRLIQAHQRPRPRLDILPLLEAVGAWQLDRPIAAMDSSDGLADAVLQICQSSGVGAILERSRLPTPPELTPWRSAEQALNWTLYGGEDFELVLCLPEATALALVAQSPGAAIIGYTTPALDLVVGDCSPSDKSSPGDASYLSLRQGFQHFDEA, translated from the coding sequence ATGGTGCCTGAGTTTGGTTCTAAGTCTAAGTCTGAGTTAGTTGTGCGAGAGATTGGCGAGCAGGGTCTTCTACGCCGTTTGCAGAGCTACTGTCCGCCGGAGATGGTGGGGGATGATGCTGCCGTGCTTTCTCTCCCGCCGGATCAGGACTTGGTGGTCACCACCGATGTGTTGGTGGATGGCGTTCACTTCAGTTTGGGGCTAGCCCTGCCCCAGCAGACCACGTCACCGACGGATGTGGGCTGGCGGGCGATCGCTGCCAATCTATCTGACCTGGCCGCCATGGGTGCTAGACCGGTGGGGTTGACCATTGGCCTGAGTCTGCCGGGGACGGTGCCGGTGGCTTGGGTGGAAGCGCTGTACCAGGGGATGGCTGCCTGTGCTGCTGCCTATGGAACGGCGATTGTGGGCGGCGATATTTGTCGATCGCCCGTGGTGACCTTGGGGGTCACGGCTTTGGGTCAGGTGCATCCCCAGCGGGTGCTGCGGCGATCGGCGGCTCAGGTGGGGGATGCCATTGTGGTGACGGGGGAGCATGGCGCTTCCCGGGCTGGGCTGGAGCGCTTGCTGTCTCCTGACGATCCCTGTCCGCTGTCTGTGAGCCAGCAACATCGGTTGATCCAAGCCCACCAGCGGCCTCGGCCTCGGCTGGATATCTTGCCATTGCTGGAGGCCGTCGGAGCCTGGCAGCTCGATCGGCCGATCGCTGCCATGGATAGCAGTGACGGTCTAGCCGATGCGGTGCTGCAAATCTGTCAGTCCAGTGGCGTGGGTGCCATCCTGGAGCGATCGCGCCTGCCGACACCGCCGGAGTTGACCCCGTGGCGATCTGCAGAGCAGGCCCTAAACTGGACGCTCTATGGTGGAGAAGATTTTGAGCTGGTGTTGTGTCTGCCGGAAGCAACCGCCTTGGCCTTGGTTGCCCAGAGCCCCGGCGCAGCCATCATTGGCTATACGACGCCAGCACTTGATTTGGTGGTGGGCGATTGCTCCCCGTCGGACAAGTCTAGCCCCGGTGATGCATCCTATCTTTCCCTACGGCAAGGGTTTCAGCATTTTGATGAAGCCTAG
- a CDS encoding NAD(P)/FAD-dependent oxidoreductase, translating into MARSPLYRSFVRIFRQACAANGDHGSGRRSPRFGRRRFLNYAALAGGGAIAATVWPRVQAVWGDTPPTVAIIGGGLAGLTAAYHLQKAGILATVYEAKSRPGGRVRSVTHAVGPNLTVELGAELINTDHADLLALVDDLGLTLYSRLDELTQSAWPESAYYFEGTAWTEETLVEAFRPMAAQLLEDANRLDEAWDRYAPILDRLSVADYCERHRDRLPEPVIYNLLAATIRSEYGVEPEESSMLQLIFNLPLITDDDQLELLSTSDEAYTVEGGSDRIITALRDRLPGQIQLQKRLVQLRSVGDQYRLTFADATEVEAQVVIVAIPFPVLRDVELNVNLPARFRRFMNQAQLGLNEKLIVGVTDRVWRQAEGFAGTAWTDLGFVSAWDATQRQSQRSDGAITFFMGGQEVEETRAVGPQILAQRFVERMASYLPDLPDAQGDRAIRTYWYNDALVKGGYSTFRPGQYTEFSRFLYVDSDDPEERQQVAFGNLIFAGEHLSDAYYGYMNGAVETGRLAAGVAQRHLTMG; encoded by the coding sequence ATGGCTCGCTCTCCTCTCTATCGTTCTTTTGTGCGGATTTTTCGTCAAGCTTGTGCTGCCAATGGGGATCATGGTTCTGGGCGGCGATCGCCTCGTTTCGGTCGGCGGCGCTTTCTCAACTATGCTGCCCTAGCTGGGGGTGGGGCGATCGCGGCAACGGTTTGGCCTAGGGTGCAGGCTGTGTGGGGCGATACTCCGCCCACGGTGGCGATCATTGGCGGTGGTTTGGCGGGGCTGACGGCGGCCTACCACTTGCAAAAGGCGGGCATTCTGGCGACGGTGTATGAGGCCAAGTCTCGACCGGGAGGGAGGGTGCGATCGGTGACCCACGCGGTAGGCCCCAATCTCACGGTTGAGTTAGGGGCTGAGTTGATCAACACCGATCATGCTGATCTGCTGGCCTTGGTGGATGACCTGGGGTTGACGCTCTACAGTCGCTTAGACGAACTGACCCAGTCTGCTTGGCCGGAGTCTGCTTACTATTTTGAGGGCACAGCCTGGACGGAGGAAACTCTGGTGGAGGCCTTTCGTCCCATGGCGGCACAGTTGCTAGAAGATGCCAATCGTCTCGATGAGGCTTGGGATCGCTATGCCCCCATCCTTGATCGTCTATCGGTGGCAGACTATTGTGAACGCCATCGCGATCGCCTCCCAGAACCAGTCATCTACAATTTGCTGGCCGCCACCATTCGCAGTGAATATGGCGTGGAGCCGGAGGAGTCCTCCATGCTGCAGTTGATCTTTAACCTGCCCTTGATCACTGATGATGATCAACTAGAACTCCTGAGCACCAGCGATGAAGCCTATACGGTGGAGGGCGGTAGCGATCGGATCATTACGGCCTTACGCGATCGCCTGCCGGGACAGATTCAGCTCCAGAAACGCTTGGTGCAGCTACGAAGTGTGGGCGATCAATACCGCCTTACCTTCGCCGATGCTACGGAGGTGGAAGCTCAGGTGGTAATTGTGGCGATTCCCTTCCCGGTGCTGCGGGATGTGGAGCTGAATGTGAATCTTCCAGCTCGGTTTCGGCGATTTATGAACCAGGCCCAGCTTGGCCTGAATGAAAAGCTGATTGTGGGCGTGACGGATCGCGTGTGGCGACAGGCAGAGGGTTTTGCTGGTACGGCTTGGACTGATCTAGGGTTTGTGTCAGCCTGGGATGCCACCCAGCGGCAATCCCAACGCTCGGATGGAGCAATCACGTTCTTTATGGGTGGACAGGAGGTAGAGGAAACGAGAGCGGTGGGTCCACAAATTTTAGCCCAGCGCTTTGTAGAACGCATGGCGTCCTATCTGCCGGATCTGCCGGATGCCCAGGGCGATCGCGCCATTCGCACCTATTGGTACAACGACGCTTTGGTCAAGGGCGGATACAGCACCTTCCGACCAGGGCAATATACAGAGTTTAGCCGGTTTCTCTACGTTGACTCGGATGATCCTGAGGAACGGCAGCAGGTTGCTTTTGGTAATCTAATCTTTGCGGGCGAACATCTCAGTGACGCTTATTATGGCTATATGAATGGTGCCGTGGAAACGGGTCGCCTCGCGGCCGGCGTTGCCCAACGACACCTGACCATGGGTTAG